One Vitis vinifera cultivar Pinot Noir 40024 chromosome 8, ASM3070453v1 genomic window carries:
- the LOC100267301 gene encoding probable lysophospholipase BODYGUARD 4, whose protein sequence is MFTVSQILSGKWARISAESFISVLSWVVFLFLDFLDTVFCIFFRVLDEFMEGKASRCYCESKEEKDSNEEGEVSETLYGNERKNIFREMGFLRFPGKWENSKKRGGRVEAKMTRWSDCGCESCVSWLNNGDDQKLHVVVMEPPKAIEEECKQGHIENVIFLHGFLSSSSFWTETVFPNLSEEVKHNYRLFALDLLGFGRSPKPRDCLYTLRDHLEMIEKSVIHPFELKSFHLVAHSMGCILALALAAKYSKSVKSITLIAPPYFDYSKDGGSSMVLRKLAERRLWPPIRFGSSFMSWYEHLGRCVCFLICRNHRTWEWVLKLLTRKRNLDFMTIDMTKHTHSSAWHTMHNVICGGAKSMDECLETLKRSRVKIYVIQGDRDEIVPLECSINIKMKIPNAEVDIINNVDHSSVILGRETNFTQYLEHTWLSFSSREECYKHCSI, encoded by the exons ATGTTCACTGTTTCACAAATTCTCTCAGGAAAATGGGCGAGAATCTCTGCAGAAAGCTTCATTTCGGTTCTGAGTTGGGTGGTGTTCCTATTCCTGGATTTTCTAGACACTGTTTTCTGCATATTTTTCAGGGTTCTTGATGAGTTCATGGAAGGCAAGGCCTCCAGATGCTACTGCGAAAGCAAGGAAGAAAAGGACAGTAACGAAGAGGGTGAAGTGTCAGAGACACTGTACGGAAACGAGAGGAAAAACATTTTCCGGGAAATGGGTTTTCTGAGATTTCCCGGAAAGTGGGAGAATTCCAAGAAAAGAGGTGGTAGGGTGGAAGCGAAGATGACTAGATGGTCTGACTGTGGGTGTGAGTCTTGTGTTTCATGGCTTAACAATGGTGATGATCAGAAGCTTCATGTTGTTGTGATGGAACCTCCCAAAg CAATTGAAGAGGAATGCAAGCAAGGACACATTGAAAATGTGATATTCTTACATGGGTTCCTCTCATCTTCCTCATTTTGGACTGAAACTGTGTTCCCAAATCTATCTGAAGAGGTGAAGCACAATTATAGGTTGTTTGCCCTAGATCTCTTGGGATTTGGAAGAAGCCCAAAGCCAAGAGATTGTTTGTACACTTTGAGAGACCACTTGGAAATGATAGAGAAATCTGTAATCCATCCATTTGAATTGAAATCTTTTCATTTGGTTGCACACTCCATGGGTTGTATACTTGCATTGGCTTTAGCTGCAAAGTACTCCAAGTCTGTGAAATCAATCACTCTTATAGCTCCG CCTTACTTCGATTATTCTAAAGATGGTGGTAGCTCCATGGTGCTAAGAAAACTTGCAGAGAGGAGACTGTGGCCACCAATACGGTTTGGCTCATCGTTTATGTCATGGTATGAGCATTTGGGTCGATGTGTTTGCTTTCTCATTTGTCGAAATCATAGGACATGGGAGTGGGTTTTGAAGCTACTTACTCGAAAAAG GAATCTCGATTTCATGACCATTGATATGACAAAGCATACACATTCTTCGGCTTGGCATACCATGCACAATGTGATATGTGGGGGAGCAAAATCAATGGATGAATGCTTAGAAACCCTAAAGAGGTCGAGAGTGAAAATATATGTTATCCAAGGAGATCGAGACGAGATAGTTCCGTTAGAGTGTAGTATTAACATTAAGATGAAGATTCCAAATGCAGAGGTTGACATTATCAATAATGTTGACCATAGTAGTGTCATATTAGGTCGAGAAACTAATTTTACGCAATATTTAGAGCATACATGGTTATCATTTTCTAGTAGAGAAGAATGCTATAAACATTGTAGTATATAA